ATCATATGCACAAACACACAGCTTTCTatcatcttttcttcttctcctcagacCTCAAACTCTTACATTTCGTTTCACTTTTCAAACTACAAAAGACCAGTAGCATGGGTCATGAATGGTactcttttctttcttaatCTTAATTTCAGGTGGTTTCACCACTTATTTATTATTCGTACAAAATCTACACCAAGTAAAACGTATGTAGCTAGTACATATTATTCTGTTATATACTATGAACATCTCGGAAAACATAGCTGTTTCAGATTGGCTAGTTAATCCACTACAACTATTTCCAATGTTCGACTAGTCCATAATTAAACAACATTTTTAGCGCATTGATCATGAATAGTTGATTTGAGTTCGCATACATGCAAAATATATTGCATTCTTTTTTTATGTGTGGTTAATAGAGAATTTATAAATACGTAGTATCGATGCATCCAAGGAGTTCAAATTTAGTGACGATGTCAAAAGTGAAGTGACTGAGATTGTTCTTGTTCGCCATGGAGAAACCACTTGGAATGCTGCCGGAAGAATCCAGGTATCTATCTATACACCATATTTATGCGCAATCACATGtacataaacaaaaatatatagatattttacaTAAAACTTGCCATATGCAGGGACAAATTGAGTCAGATCTTAACGAAATTGGACAAAAGCAGGCTGTTGCAGTTAAGATCAGTTCATTTCAAGTCTTTATCCATcgatatatattgtattatataCATGATTTATTTATTGACACATGCATGATCATTTCtcctttttttgttcaaataatCACTAGATCGCTGAAAGATTGGGGAAAGAGGAGAGACCCGTAGCTGTGTATTCATCAGACCTCAAGCGAGCCAAGGATACTGCTCTGATGATAGCAGAAACATGTTTTTGTTCTGAGGTATGTAAAATTATCTCTATCTACTCTGCATAAGAAAATCATATAAGTTGAgtgtaaattaataatgttaatatTGGAGATATATTCTTAGTCAGTtagtaaattaataatgttacaaaattttagaaaacacaaaaaaaaacattttcagtGTAAGGATTCTAAAGTTTTTATGAGTTGTGATTATATGgtataattaaaatatggttATACGTACAGGTGATTGAAATACCTGACTTAAAGGAAAGGCATGTGGGCAGTCTTCAAGGACTGTACTGGAAAGAAGGAGCAGAGAAAGAACCTGAAGCTTACTctgctttcttttcttctcaaAATGATCTCGAGATTCCTGTAAGCTTGATTTATTTTGCTTAACTGTATCTTTATACTTAATGTGTAGTCATGTTTCTCACGCATGTCTATTATACAAATCAATAGGGAGGAGGAGAGAGCTTTGACCAACTTTGTGAGAGATCCATGAATGCGCTTGAGCTAATTGCCAAGAAGCACAAAGGTACGTTCATCTATCTACACACTAAAATCCGATAAAAGATAACATAATTGATCTTGTCGTGATGCTAAAAAACctaatttaaattgaaaataattgtTGTTTATTGTATGTGCATGTGTGGAACCGAAGGAGAGAGAGTGATTGTGGTGACTCATGGAGGAGTGTTGAGGGCAATTTATTTGATGATCACCAAAGCTTCATCCGCCGGAAAACTCCTTAATGCTTCGGTGAATGTTGTTCGCTACGGTGAGGAGAAATGGATCATTGATTCGTGGAGCGATGTTTCTCATCTCTCTTCCGTTGGATTTCTCCAACGTGGATTTGATGGAGACTCCAAGCCCTAGAGGGAACTATATCCTCTTCCCTATTGTTTCTGACAATCGAGAGAGGTCTTCTATCCATTTTATAATGTACTTCTTTGATGTTTTCTGattgtcttttatttttccttttgctAAGATGTGCTTCTGATTGTGAGATCGAGATGTCCTTCTGTAAAAGTAAATTATCTTGTACTTTCCaataataattttcatataatttaaaccctttaacaaaaagaaaattcaataaTCGACTGATAAAAGATCTTCAAATTCCCAAACTTTTAGATAAATAGTCATTACACACATAGTTATAGTAGAGATCTCTACTTATTTCATAAACTCACTTTATTATCACTTGTCCATGTCTCTACTTTATATAATAGACTTATTTTACAAGCAAAGCGACAAGTTGATTTGTAAACATTTAATGACTATTGTACTAATATATTGGTAGAATTAAACAACAAGAAATATATACATCTTTGATCTTTCCGGCAAGTGTCGTCTCATGCCTGTTCAGATTGGTGCTTGTGTTCCCTCCTTTTTGGGTGTTTGGTCTCGTGATTTTTGCCAACTGACAATAAGTTGTAGCTCTTATCTTATCAAGAAacgagagagggagagagagctaGACAACGGGAGTGATACAgtagagagataagagagaagATGGCTTTTAGAACAACTTTAAGGTCATTTCATATCCCAAAGGCTTCTTTAAGAACTTCAGTTCATTTCAGCCACACACCCATCATCTCAACCCACACCTTACTACGTGGCTCTTCGTATTTTCACATACATTTAGTATCAAACACCAAACTCTCAAAGTTGACCAAAGTAAACAGTGTGAATCTATTCCAAAATGATATGTACATTTTCATTTATAAAGTCAAGATTGTCAATTAATGAAAAACGTATATAtcaaatttgtttctttttattctatCCATAAATAACAACGTTTCAAAAAACATACATATGATATATATCgatataaatgaattataatCCTAATTTTTTGTCAAGTGTGTTGGGTTGTGTATTTTAAGAGAAGTCACCATCTCTCAACTACCAAAAAATTACAGTTGTTTACCCGCATATTCATGTCTCAATCCGGTTTAGCGACCAAATTTGCCGTATCTAACCGGTTAAAGCACTAGAAAATGGCGGTCCCAGATTCCCGACCGTTACCACtcaaaaacatttgtatttttcttcaaaaagaaaattcgATATTGTGCACTTACTACAATCAGTCATATATTATTCCCAAAATACCCTAGTGATTCTTGTGAAAACGAATAAATAcgaaaaaacagagagaaaaagaaagagagagaggctCAAGTAAGCTCTCATCACTCATCTGTTatcttcctcttctcctctttcttcatccttttgtttttttttcctccatttatcttatttttattttattatatggttttaatGTTAAACCCATTTATCTTATTTTCCACACACGCCTCTCATTCTTCCTTACAATGGCGATGAAATCTCTTTCCCCTGTTCCTAAGCTTCTTCTCTCCACAACACCAAGCTCTGTTCTCTCTTCCGACAAGAACTTATTCTTTGTAGATTTCGTCGGACTTTACTGTAAGTCCAAGAGAACCAGACGCAGACTTCGTGGAGACTCTTCCTCTTCTATCTCCCGCGCTTCTCCTCTGTCTCGTCTATCCTCTGTCCGTGCCGTTATCGACCTCGAACGCGTTCATGACAAAGATCTCGCTTCTCCTTCCTACTTAAAACCTCAGGTACGTTCACTGAGAtctagatgatgatgatacgtTTCTTTTGAGAATCTAAGTTGATTGTATGTTAAAACAGGTTGCTAACTTGGAGGATATATTGTCTGAAAGAGGAGCTTGTGGAGTTGGGTTTATAGCAAACTTAGATAACATTCCTTCACATGGGGTCGTCAAGGATGCTCTTATTGCTCTCGGGTGTATGGAGCATCGTGGAGGCTGTGGAGCTGACAATGATTCTGGTGATGGCTCTGGTCTTATGTCTTCCATCCCATGGGATTTCTTTAACGTATGGGCCAAGGAACAAggccttgctccttttgataAGTTGCATACTGGTGTTGGAATGATCTTTCTTCCACAAGGGGATACATATATGCAAGAAGCCAAACAAGGTGAATcctaaattcaaaaaaaatcactaGGTGGTTATGAGCCTCATAAAAGATTATTGTTTAGACAGATGCTAGAACAATTTTTTGAATGcctaaattgattttttaagaggatcaaattgaaaaaaaaatcattattcaGACCCAATTATAATCGATTTTTAGAACAATGTTTTCTATAGTAGTTGGAGAAAATATGTTattgaagtatttttttttttgtagttattgaaaacatatttgaaaaagaAGGGCTAGAGATTCTTGGATGGAGAGATGTTCCTGTAAATGCTCCCATAGTCGGGAAGAACGCTAGAGAGACAATGCCTAACATACAGCAAGTGTTTGTGAAGATTGCAAAGGATGATAGTACTGATGACATTGAAAGGGAGCTTTACATCTGTCGGAAGCTGATTGAAAGGGCAGTGGCTACGCAGACTTGGGGAACCGAGCTCTACTTCTGTTCACTTTCCAATCAGACCATAGTGTACAAGGGCATGCTTAGATCTGAGGTTCTTGGATTGTTTTATCTAGACCTTCAGAATGAACTCTACACGTCTCCCTTCGCTATTTATCATCGGAGGTACAGCACAAACACTAGTCCCAGGTGGCCTCTTGCTCAGCCTATGAGGTTTCTTGGACATAACGGGGAGATCAATACCATACAGGTTCCACTCATTTCTAGACATTTGTTATGAACTCATCATCATTGTTCTTTACAACAGTGTTTAAGTTAAGAAGATTTTGTGCTTGAATTGTGCAGGGGAACTTAAACTGGATGCAGTCTAGAGAAGCTTCATTGAAGTCTTCTGTTTGGAATGGCCGGGAAAACGAGATTCGACCATTTGGTAATCCCAGAGGTTCAGACTCTGCTAACCTTGATAGTGCTGCAGAAGTAAGTGCTGTTGCCTTCTTCTGTATagtgtattttttatgttaaaaatatccTCTTAACTTGTTATGAACATCATAATCAGATATTAATAAGAAGTGGCAGAACACCAGAGGAAGCTCTAATGATTCTTGTCCCTGAGGCATACAAAAACCATCCAACTTTATCTATCAAATATCCTGAGGTAATCTTAATCTTCTAGACTTATTAGATATTCAACACTTTTGTCTTCTTTGCTTGCTAGCTtgagttgattttttttctcattatcCTGTAGTAAtatctctgtttttttgttaGTAGTAAtggatttttcttcttcttttgttttttttttcgcaCTGTAGGTTTTAGATTTCTATGACTACTACAAAGGACAAATGGAGGCTTGGGATGGTCCTGCATTACTTTTGTTCAGgtaaatcttttttaaaaaggtcATCTAGACATGTTATACCATCTGCATTGTTGTTGTTTGCCTGTTGGGTATGAGCTCAGGCCTCTACTCCTTTGGAGTTTCTCCATTATTTTTTCCGGCTTCTCCTCAGGTTTTATCTGACACTTGCTACTTGAATTCTTCACTTAGTGATGGAAAAACAGTTGGGGCTTGTCTTGACCGCAATGGTCTTCGTCCTGCTCGTTATTGGAGGACTAGTGACAATTTCGTCTATGTTGCATCTGAGGTATTCCATATGTCCATTAACCTATACAAGTAAAATGCACTTTATATGGTGACTACAACCTTGTTTTCCTAAGTTTTTGACTTATTTAGTTACTGAGAAACTTTATCTTGTGACTGTCTGGTTTAGGTCGGAGTAGTACCAGTTGATGAGGCGAAAGTCACCATGAAAGGGCGTCTAGGACCTGGAATGATGATTGCTGCCGACCTAGTGAATGGCCAGGTTGGTACATGGCCAGTAAAAATCTTGGTTACTCTTGTTGAACAGATTCTTACTCTTTAGCTGACTCATATAATATAACTCGTCCAACTTACAGGTATATGAGAATACAGAGGTCAAGAAGCGAGTATCTTCACTGAATCCATATGGAAAGTGGATTAAAGAGAACCTCCGGTTCTTGAAGCCTGTGAACTTCAAATCCTCAACTGTCATGGAAAATGAAGAAATCCTAAGAACCCaacagtaataaaaaaaaactcatgaaCATTTCATCTTTGTTTCTTTGATCATCAGGAAACTAATACATACAAATCACATCTTATCAGGGCATTTGGTTACTCAAGCGAGGATGTCCAAATGGTTATTGAGTCAATGGCTTCCCAAGGAAAGGAACCAACCTTCTGCATGGGAGATGATATTCCACTGGCAGGATTGTCCCAAAGGCCACACATGCTTTACGATTACTTCAAGCAAAGATTTGCTCAGGTACAGAAAGATAACTGCATTCATTTCTTATTAGTATCTTAATTCTCAAACTGAAACACATGTCCTGGTTTCAGGTTACAAACCCTGCCATTGATCCCCTGAGGGAAGGCTTGGTTATGTCTCTTGAAGTAAACATTGGCAAACGTGGGAATATACTGGAGCTTGGGCCTGAGAACGCCTCCCAGGTCATTCTTTCAAACCCTGTGTTGAATGAAGGAGGGATTGAAGAGTTGATGAAGGATACATACTTGAAACCCAAGGTTCTTTCCACATTTTTCGATATAAGAAAAGGAGTCGAAGGCTCCTTGCAAAAGGCTCTTTATAATCTTTGTGAAGCAGCTGATGATGCTGTCCGAAGTGGCTCTCAGCTTCTCATACTCTCAGACCGAATCGATAGCCtggtaaaaaaaattgtcatacAGTTTCTTCAGAGCAACTTTTGATGTCTGCTAATCTCTCAATCTTTGGCTCTTTCAGGAACCGACCCGGCCTGCAATCCCCATAATGTTAGCTGTTGGAGCTGTTCATCAACATCTTATTCAGAACGGCTTGAGGATGTCAGCTTCCATTGTTGCTGATACGGCTCAGTGCTTCAGCACACATCAGTTTGCTTGTTTGATTGGATATGGTGCAAGGTTGGTTGGTCTTCTTTGGTCTTTGttctgaatattattaaatgtttCTCTGACAAGTTGTGAAAATTTTCCCACAGTGCTGTATGCCCATACTTGGCACTTGAGACATGTAGA
The sequence above is drawn from the Raphanus sativus cultivar WK10039 chromosome 7, ASM80110v3, whole genome shotgun sequence genome and encodes:
- the LOC108816283 gene encoding metal-independent phosphoserine phosphatase, with protein sequence MGHECIDASKEFKFSDDVKSEVTEIVLVRHGETTWNAAGRIQGQIESDLNEIGQKQAVAIAERLGKEERPVAVYSSDLKRAKDTALMIAETCFCSEVIEIPDLKERHVGSLQGLYWKEGAEKEPEAYSAFFSSQNDLEIPGGGESFDQLCERSMNALELIAKKHKGERVIVVTHGGVLRAIYLMITKASSAGKLLNASVNVVRYGEEKWIIDSWSDVSHLSSVGFLQRGFDGDSKP